Proteins encoded within one genomic window of uncultured Draconibacterium sp.:
- a CDS encoding helix-turn-helix domain-containing protein, translating into MFEEIIKVESIPAIHRMLNVQAPQHPLISVVDVSKLKITEDLVGVKVSGDFYYIGLKNAECGSHYGRNDYDFNDGVLAFTAPNQVIAAKSTTDFDQEQGWMLFFHPDLIRGSNLGQNISKYSFFSYDTHEALHLSDAEKQTLNDCVRKIEEELNSGADNYSQDVIISCLELLLNYCMRFYARQFDSRTKQNRDVLIKVESVLEECMKVDQLEKYGFPSVAYLADKVNLSQNYLSDLLRKETGRSAKEHINGVLINHAKSKLLLYKDSTVAEVAYSLGFKYPHYFIRLFKAQTGLTPKQYRQTEEK; encoded by the coding sequence ATGTTTGAAGAAATCATTAAGGTGGAATCAATACCAGCAATACATCGTATGCTGAATGTTCAGGCACCTCAGCATCCGTTAATTAGTGTTGTTGACGTATCAAAATTGAAAATAACAGAGGACCTTGTTGGGGTTAAAGTCAGTGGAGATTTCTATTATATAGGTTTGAAGAATGCAGAATGCGGTTCTCATTACGGGAGAAATGATTACGACTTTAATGACGGAGTTTTAGCTTTTACTGCACCAAACCAGGTGATTGCTGCAAAATCGACAACAGATTTTGATCAGGAACAGGGATGGATGTTGTTTTTTCATCCGGATTTAATCCGTGGAAGTAATTTGGGGCAAAACATAAGTAAATATTCATTCTTTAGCTATGATACCCATGAGGCCCTTCATTTGTCGGATGCTGAGAAGCAAACTCTGAACGATTGTGTTCGTAAGATAGAAGAAGAATTAAATTCAGGAGCAGATAATTATAGCCAGGATGTTATTATTTCATGCTTGGAATTATTATTGAATTATTGCATGAGATTTTATGCCCGGCAGTTTGATTCGCGGACAAAACAAAACCGTGATGTTCTGATAAAAGTTGAAAGTGTGTTAGAAGAATGTATGAAAGTTGATCAACTTGAAAAGTATGGTTTTCCTTCAGTGGCTTATTTGGCCGATAAAGTAAATCTGTCGCAGAATTACTTAAGTGATTTGCTTCGGAAAGAAACGGGTAGGAGTGCAAAAGAGCACATCAATGGCGTTTTAATTAATCATGCAAAATCAAAGTTATTACTTTATAAAGACTCCACTGTTGCCGAAGTGGCTTATTCTCTCGGATTTAAATATCCGCACTATTTTATTCGCTTGTTTAAAGCACAAACAGGCTTAACCCCAAAACAGTATCGCCAGACAGAAGAAAAATAA
- a CDS encoding SLC13 family permease, with protein sequence MISTEGYIVLAIVLLTIIALAKELMRPGLIFFSTAIILMATGTITDKEMLAGFSNKGMITIGILFIVSEGVRQSGILNRLAQTYLPRKRRKMVSLIPQIMLPVSVLSAFLNNTPVVIIFAPIIKKWSENLNLSSKKFLIPLSYATIFGGMCTLIGTSTNLVVHGLILENGYEGFSMFELAKIGGFIAIAGTIYMTVFSNRLLPGEKIFFNSKSSTEYKDYHYDVIITENSNLIGLEIKNGRMKELKGLIIQTINRDGNIIETKKGSFKLLPNDKLLVAGKSDRLNYILANSNIKLSGIDLIKNVPKEKLKQYEAVLSPRFPAIGKNIHEFNFYDHYQAVVLAVHRNGERITSNKDTLNLKTGDNLVLLTTEKFIENWGDSKIFLLTSYIRDYRSTGTFWKKWLAFIILLAMIVGTTIGKFISSPDGVSLDMFFFASLAAMLLIWLKIMPHQKYTKAISWDVLITIACAFAISKAMQNSGAAEILARTAINFSKGFGPLGVMAALYILTAIFTEIITNNAAAALVFPIALAASQQLNVDPKPFFVTIAIAASASFSTPIGYQTNLIIQAIGNYKFRDYLKIGLPLNLIAFILSMLLIPYFWSF encoded by the coding sequence TTGATAAGTACCGAAGGATATATTGTACTCGCAATTGTACTGTTAACCATTATCGCCCTTGCAAAAGAGTTGATGCGTCCGGGACTCATCTTTTTCTCTACGGCAATCATTCTAATGGCCACCGGCACTATTACCGATAAAGAAATGCTTGCCGGTTTTTCCAACAAAGGAATGATTACCATTGGCATTCTGTTTATTGTTAGCGAAGGTGTGCGACAGTCAGGAATACTAAACCGCCTGGCACAAACCTATCTGCCGAGAAAGAGAAGAAAAATGGTGTCGCTTATTCCGCAAATCATGCTTCCGGTTTCGGTGTTATCTGCTTTTCTGAACAACACACCTGTGGTTATTATTTTTGCTCCTATCATTAAAAAATGGTCGGAGAACCTTAACCTCTCATCTAAAAAATTCCTGATACCATTATCGTACGCCACAATTTTTGGTGGAATGTGTACACTTATCGGAACTTCTACCAACTTGGTAGTACACGGTTTAATTTTAGAAAATGGTTATGAAGGGTTTAGCATGTTCGAATTGGCAAAGATTGGTGGTTTTATTGCCATTGCCGGTACCATTTACATGACTGTTTTTAGTAACCGGCTCCTACCCGGCGAGAAAATCTTCTTTAACTCTAAAAGTTCTACGGAATACAAGGATTACCACTACGACGTTATTATTACGGAAAACAGCAACCTGATTGGTCTTGAGATAAAGAATGGCCGAATGAAAGAACTAAAAGGCTTGATTATTCAAACTATTAACCGCGATGGAAATATAATTGAGACAAAAAAGGGTTCGTTTAAATTATTGCCTAACGACAAACTACTTGTTGCCGGAAAATCAGATCGATTAAATTATATTCTTGCCAACTCTAATATAAAATTAAGTGGTATCGATCTGATCAAAAATGTACCAAAAGAAAAACTGAAACAATACGAGGCTGTATTGTCACCGCGTTTTCCGGCGATTGGCAAAAATATCCATGAGTTTAATTTTTACGATCATTACCAGGCTGTGGTGCTTGCTGTACACCGAAATGGAGAGCGCATTACCAGCAATAAAGACACGTTGAACCTAAAAACCGGCGACAATCTGGTTTTACTTACCACCGAAAAATTTATTGAAAACTGGGGCGATTCAAAGATCTTTCTGCTTACTTCATACATTCGAGATTACCGCAGCACAGGAACATTCTGGAAAAAATGGTTGGCGTTTATCATTTTGCTGGCTATGATTGTTGGTACAACTATCGGCAAATTCATTTCATCACCCGATGGAGTTTCTTTAGATATGTTCTTTTTTGCGTCTCTTGCTGCCATGCTATTGATTTGGCTAAAAATTATGCCTCATCAGAAATATACCAAAGCTATTAGTTGGGATGTACTAATTACCATTGCCTGTGCATTTGCCATTAGTAAAGCCATGCAAAATTCGGGAGCTGCAGAGATACTGGCACGTACCGCCATTAATTTTTCGAAAGGATTTGGCCCTCTCGGGGTAATGGCTGCGCTATACATTCTTACAGCTATTTTTACCGAAATTATTACCAATAATGCTGCTGCTGCATTGGTATTTCCAATTGCACTTGCAGCATCGCAACAATTAAATGTCGATCCGAAACCATTTTTTGTAACCATCGCTATCGCGGCATCGGCTAGTTTCTCAACTCCAATCGGTTACCAAACAAATTTGATTATTCAGGCTATCGGTAATTATAAGTTCCGCGATTATTTAAAAATCGGTCTTCCGCTAAATCTTATTGCATTCATTTTGTCAATGCTACTAATTCCGTATTTCTGGAGCTTCTAG
- the cysD gene encoding sulfate adenylyltransferase subunit CysD, with translation MDNYSLTNLRELEAEAIHIIREVAAEFENPVMLYSIGKDSSVMVRLAEKAFYPGKVPFPLMHIDSKWKFQEMIDFRDTYAKEKGWDLIVHYNKEGFESGVGPFTHGSKVHTDIMKTQALLGGLNKYKFDAAFGGARRDEEKSRAKERIFSFRDKFHQWDPKNQRPELWNIYNSRVQKGESIRVFPISNWTELDIWQYIRLENIPIVPLYYAKERPVVDIDGSLILVDDERMPKELRDKAEMRKVRFRTLGCYPLTGAIESEADNIEKIVEEMMTVTVSERTTRVIDFDQEASMEQKKREGYF, from the coding sequence ATGGATAATTATTCATTAACCAACCTTCGCGAACTGGAGGCAGAAGCCATTCACATCATCCGCGAGGTGGCAGCCGAGTTCGAAAATCCAGTAATGCTTTATTCCATCGGGAAAGACTCATCGGTGATGGTTCGCCTGGCCGAAAAAGCATTTTATCCAGGGAAAGTTCCGTTTCCGTTGATGCACATCGACTCGAAATGGAAATTCCAGGAAATGATTGATTTCCGCGATACCTATGCGAAAGAAAAAGGTTGGGATTTGATTGTACATTACAACAAAGAAGGTTTTGAAAGCGGTGTTGGTCCGTTTACCCACGGGAGTAAAGTACACACCGATATTATGAAAACGCAGGCCCTTCTTGGTGGTCTGAATAAATACAAATTTGATGCTGCTTTTGGTGGTGCCCGTCGTGATGAAGAAAAGTCGCGTGCGAAAGAACGTATTTTCTCGTTCCGCGATAAGTTCCACCAATGGGACCCAAAAAACCAGCGTCCCGAGCTTTGGAATATCTATAACAGCCGCGTGCAGAAAGGTGAATCAATTCGAGTGTTCCCTATCTCAAACTGGACTGAACTTGACATCTGGCAGTACATACGCCTGGAGAATATCCCGATCGTTCCGTTGTATTACGCCAAAGAACGCCCGGTAGTTGACATCGACGGCAGCCTGATTTTGGTAGACGACGAACGTATGCCAAAAGAATTACGCGATAAAGCTGAAATGCGCAAAGTTCGTTTCCGCACTTTGGGTTGTTACCCGCTTACAGGTGCTATTGAATCAGAAGCCGATAACATCGAAAAAATTGTTGAAGAAATGATGACCGTTACCGTTTCGGAACGTACAACACGTGTTATCGACTTCGACCAGGAAGCGAGTATGGAACAGAAAAAACGGGAGGGATATTTTTAG
- the cysN gene encoding sulfate adenylyltransferase subunit CysN — MTQKKLNIQEFLDQDQKKDLLRLLTAGSVDDGKSTLIGRLMADSKMLYEDQLEALHRDSKRIGHAGEEIDYALLLDGLKAEREQGITIDVAYRYFSTAKRKFIIADTPGHEQYTRNMITGGSTANLAIILIDARHGVITQTKRHTYLANLLGIKHVVVAINKMDLADYKQERFEEIKADYKAFVTQLDVPDVNFIPLSALKGDNVVEKGDNMDWYHGPCLLEFLENVHVSSDRNFDDLRYPVQYVLRPDIKFRGFSTSVASGIIKKGDEVMVLPSMKKSKVEKIVTYDGEKEYAFPPESVTVTLEDEIDISRGDMLVHPDNLPRVERQFEAMLVWMDENEMSLSTQFYIKQANNNTKARIDEIKYKVDVNTLEKSNIEKFKLNEIGRVVITTTKPLFFDPYKKNKQTGSFILIDPVTHNTVAVGMIIDKLGSNSLPSRITDVDKKKIAKGEALIKPEEYVQKYNQKGETIWITGLHGSGKNELAFSLEKKLFDNDATVVLIDGSSVRSGLSRELDFSPADRAENLRRVAHICKMLNDQGIITIASYISRNDSLRDQVAEIIGKDRFHMFYMDADLEYCKNNKPELYKLLEEGKTSGLPGVDLEYEAPTNAKLVFNPEKNEENLDAILDYLAMNKVFPNH, encoded by the coding sequence ATGACACAAAAAAAATTAAACATACAAGAGTTCTTAGATCAAGATCAAAAAAAGGATCTGCTAAGACTACTCACCGCAGGATCGGTTGACGATGGCAAATCAACGCTTATCGGACGCCTGATGGCTGATAGTAAAATGCTTTACGAAGATCAGCTTGAAGCTTTGCACCGCGACAGTAAACGTATTGGCCATGCCGGTGAAGAAATTGACTACGCCTTGTTACTTGATGGTTTGAAAGCCGAGCGTGAGCAGGGAATTACCATTGATGTAGCCTACCGCTACTTCTCTACAGCCAAGCGTAAATTTATTATTGCTGATACTCCGGGACACGAGCAATACACCCGTAACATGATTACCGGTGGATCGACTGCGAACCTGGCGATTATCCTTATCGATGCCCGTCACGGAGTAATCACACAGACCAAACGCCACACTTATTTGGCCAACCTACTGGGAATTAAACACGTTGTGGTAGCAATTAACAAAATGGACCTGGCCGATTACAAACAGGAGCGTTTTGAGGAAATTAAAGCCGACTATAAAGCTTTTGTTACGCAACTTGATGTGCCGGATGTAAACTTTATTCCGCTGTCAGCTTTAAAAGGCGACAATGTTGTGGAAAAAGGCGACAATATGGATTGGTACCATGGTCCTTGTCTGCTGGAGTTTTTGGAGAACGTTCATGTAAGTTCCGACCGTAACTTCGACGACCTGCGTTACCCGGTTCAGTATGTATTGCGCCCGGATATTAAATTCCGTGGTTTCTCAACATCTGTAGCTTCCGGAATCATCAAAAAAGGTGATGAAGTAATGGTATTGCCTTCGATGAAAAAATCGAAAGTAGAGAAAATCGTCACCTACGATGGAGAGAAAGAATATGCTTTCCCGCCGGAATCAGTAACCGTTACTCTGGAAGACGAAATTGATATTTCGCGTGGCGATATGTTGGTTCATCCCGATAACCTGCCACGTGTTGAACGTCAGTTTGAGGCAATGTTGGTTTGGATGGATGAAAACGAAATGAGCCTTTCTACCCAATTCTACATCAAACAGGCCAACAATAATACAAAGGCTCGTATCGACGAGATAAAATACAAAGTGGATGTGAACACGCTTGAAAAATCGAACATCGAAAAATTCAAGCTGAATGAGATTGGCCGCGTGGTGATCACCACCACCAAACCACTTTTCTTCGATCCATATAAAAAGAACAAACAAACCGGTTCATTTATTTTAATCGATCCGGTTACACATAACACCGTTGCGGTGGGTATGATCATCGATAAACTTGGCAGCAATAGCCTGCCATCGCGTATTACCGATGTGGACAAGAAAAAAATTGCCAAAGGTGAAGCACTAATCAAACCGGAAGAGTACGTTCAAAAGTACAACCAAAAAGGTGAAACGATCTGGATTACCGGCCTGCACGGTTCAGGAAAAAACGAGTTAGCTTTCAGTCTGGAGAAAAAATTGTTCGATAATGATGCTACAGTTGTATTGATCGATGGAAGTTCTGTACGATCAGGGTTGAGCCGCGAGCTCGACTTCTCTCCTGCCGACCGCGCTGAGAACCTGCGTCGTGTGGCACATATTTGTAAAATGCTGAACGACCAGGGAATTATTACGATTGCTTCATATATCTCACGAAATGACTCATTGCGCGATCAGGTTGCAGAGATAATCGGCAAAGACCGTTTCCATATGTTCTACATGGATGCCGATTTGGAATATTGCAAAAACAACAAACCGGAGTTATATAAATTGCTTGAAGAAGGAAAAACAAGTGGTTTGCCGGGTGTTGATTTGGAATATGAAGCCCCGACCAATGCAAAACTGGTTTTCAACCCGGAGAAAAACGAAGAGAACCTTGATGCTATCTTGGATTACTTAGCAATGAATAAAGTATTTCCTAATCACTAG
- a CDS encoding NAD-dependent epimerase, with protein sequence MKILITGTAGFIGFHLANKLLEQGVEVVGIDNINDYYSTELKYARLAEAGISGEAGNWHKKVVSTKNPAYSFVRMNLEDREQIDQLFETEKFDMVCNLAAQAGVRYSIENPRAYIDSNIVGFINILEACRHNNIRHLVYASSSSVYGNSAKMPLSVDDTVDNPISLYAATKKSNELMAHTYSHLFGIPTTGLRFFTVYGPWGRPDMAYFSFTKNILAGDTIKIFNHGDLYRDFTYIDDIVEGIIKILNGPPSNESGAPYKVHNIGNSSPVKLMEFIETIEKALGQEAVKEYHDMQPGDVYKTYADVSALEKDFGYSPDTPLAEGIAQFVKWYKKFYQ encoded by the coding sequence ATGAAGATATTAATCACAGGCACAGCGGGATTTATCGGTTTTCACCTTGCCAATAAATTATTGGAGCAAGGAGTAGAAGTTGTGGGTATCGACAATATCAACGACTACTATTCTACCGAGCTGAAATATGCACGTTTGGCCGAAGCAGGTATCTCCGGTGAAGCCGGGAACTGGCATAAAAAAGTTGTCAGCACAAAGAATCCGGCGTATTCGTTTGTTCGAATGAACCTGGAAGACCGAGAGCAAATCGATCAACTTTTCGAAACTGAGAAGTTCGATATGGTTTGCAACCTGGCTGCTCAGGCAGGAGTGCGTTACAGCATCGAAAATCCACGAGCTTATATCGATAGCAACATCGTGGGTTTCATAAACATTCTTGAAGCCTGCCGCCACAATAACATTCGGCATTTGGTTTATGCCAGCTCGTCGAGTGTGTATGGCAACAGTGCAAAAATGCCATTGTCGGTCGACGATACTGTTGATAATCCAATCAGTTTATACGCAGCAACCAAAAAGAGCAATGAGCTGATGGCACATACCTACAGTCATTTGTTTGGTATCCCAACAACAGGGCTGCGCTTTTTTACGGTTTATGGCCCCTGGGGACGACCGGATATGGCCTACTTCTCGTTCACAAAAAATATCCTGGCCGGAGATACGATTAAGATCTTTAACCATGGCGACCTGTACCGCGATTTTACTTATATCGACGATATTGTTGAGGGAATTATCAAAATACTGAATGGACCGCCATCAAACGAATCCGGTGCTCCTTACAAGGTGCATAATATTGGTAACTCAAGCCCGGTTAAACTGATGGAATTTATTGAGACCATTGAAAAAGCATTAGGGCAGGAAGCCGTTAAAGAATACCACGACATGCAACCCGGCGATGTGTATAAAACCTACGCCGATGTAAGTGCACTGGAAAAAGACTTTGGCTACTCGCCTGATACGCCGCTCGCAGAAGGGATTGCCCAGTTTGTAAAATGGTACAAAAAGTTTTATCAATAG
- a CDS encoding sulfur transferase domain-containing protein — MKTFTLLLFCCTLLLFNAPLADASNLQKKEVLEVEKLDNAPNLFKSDNMFFSGQPSLETFEWLKDQGVDLVINLRTEGENEDFAEEAFNEEEMVARLKMKYVSLPVSGYDGYTPENLEKFAKALDGKYKKVVIHCGSAGRVTYFMMAYMVEYKGYKLADAIAFGEQIKFSFPLENLLKEEIDWQLK; from the coding sequence ATGAAAACGTTTACTCTACTGCTGTTTTGTTGTACACTACTACTTTTCAATGCGCCTCTGGCGGATGCTTCAAATCTTCAGAAAAAAGAAGTTCTGGAAGTTGAGAAGCTCGACAATGCGCCCAACCTGTTTAAAAGTGACAATATGTTTTTTAGTGGTCAGCCCAGCCTCGAAACTTTTGAGTGGCTAAAAGATCAGGGGGTTGATTTGGTTATCAATCTTCGTACAGAAGGTGAAAATGAGGATTTTGCCGAAGAAGCATTTAACGAAGAAGAGATGGTTGCCAGGCTAAAAATGAAATACGTTTCGCTGCCGGTTTCAGGATATGATGGCTATACGCCCGAAAACCTGGAAAAATTTGCAAAGGCACTGGATGGCAAATACAAAAAAGTAGTAATACATTGCGGAAGTGCCGGCCGGGTTACTTATTTTATGATGGCTTATATGGTTGAATACAAAGGTTACAAACTGGCAGATGCCATTGCATTTGGCGAGCAAATTAAATTTTCGTTTCCACTGGAAAATCTGCTAAAAGAAGAGATTGACTGGCAATTAAAATAA
- a CDS encoding four helix bundle protein — MNKEKDLKQRTKRFCVDCIRFAESLPNSYLGNHIKGQLIRSSSSVAANYRAAKLAQSTAAFVSKISIVIEEADESQFWLELIDNLRLINSDKRNILEKEASELVAIFISSRKKLHQRKFN, encoded by the coding sequence ATGAACAAAGAAAAAGACCTCAAACAAAGAACCAAAAGGTTTTGTGTAGACTGTATTCGTTTTGCCGAGAGTTTGCCAAATTCTTACTTAGGAAACCATATTAAAGGACAGTTGATTAGAAGTTCATCATCGGTCGCGGCAAATTACAGAGCTGCGAAATTAGCACAATCAACAGCTGCGTTTGTTTCAAAAATCAGCATTGTAATTGAAGAAGCAGATGAATCACAATTTTGGCTTGAATTAATAGATAACTTACGACTTATCAATTCCGACAAGCGAAATATCCTTGAAAAGGAGGCGTCAGAACTTGTGGCTATTTTTATATCATCACGTAAAAAGTTGCATCAACGCAAATTCAACTAA
- a CDS encoding DUF2027 domain-containing protein: protein MIKVGDKVKFLNDVGGGVVTGFVNKNTVNVEGDDGFEVPCLIKELVNVSAPELNVSTNEPAQTETSVEVQPEPEYIEQKGEIINGKNAAEFYFCFVPANPKNPLSGEIELYLVNDSNYTVLFNYSYIKTEGVEAIKEGTVRSNSREKVDALVQEDFSELPDFGFQLIYFRETESEWNLPMVKKFRVNPVKFYKESTFRENSYFKKNALVLKITSDTFQTELDKLTQDDFKKVVKTKETVEAPKRKERKRNAEEVVIDLHITELLDESEGLSNREMLEIQMDTVESEMNQAIKNHTKRIVFIHGVGQGVLKQEVTNLLKRKFKKYYFQDASFKEYGYGATMVILRKG, encoded by the coding sequence ATGATAAAAGTAGGAGATAAGGTTAAGTTTTTAAACGATGTTGGTGGTGGAGTTGTAACCGGTTTTGTAAATAAGAACACGGTAAATGTTGAAGGCGATGATGGTTTTGAAGTACCTTGTCTGATAAAGGAGCTTGTGAACGTAAGTGCCCCTGAACTAAATGTTAGCACTAACGAACCGGCACAAACGGAAACATCGGTAGAAGTACAGCCGGAACCTGAGTACATTGAGCAAAAAGGCGAGATCATTAATGGGAAGAATGCCGCAGAATTTTATTTCTGTTTTGTGCCTGCAAATCCCAAAAATCCCTTGTCGGGCGAAATAGAGCTTTACCTGGTCAACGACAGCAATTATACGGTTCTATTTAATTATTCGTATATAAAAACCGAAGGTGTTGAGGCTATTAAAGAAGGCACGGTTCGTTCCAACTCCAGAGAAAAGGTTGATGCTTTAGTTCAGGAGGATTTTAGCGAGCTTCCTGATTTTGGATTTCAACTGATTTATTTCCGTGAAACTGAAAGCGAGTGGAACCTACCGATGGTGAAGAAGTTCCGGGTAAATCCGGTGAAGTTTTACAAAGAATCTACGTTCCGTGAGAATTCATATTTTAAAAAGAATGCATTGGTGCTTAAGATTACGTCTGATACATTTCAGACCGAGTTGGATAAACTGACGCAGGATGACTTCAAAAAAGTAGTTAAGACGAAGGAAACTGTTGAAGCCCCAAAACGGAAAGAACGAAAACGCAATGCCGAAGAAGTGGTGATTGATTTGCATATTACTGAACTGCTTGACGAATCGGAAGGTTTGAGTAACCGTGAAATGCTGGAAATTCAAATGGACACTGTTGAATCGGAAATGAACCAGGCCATTAAAAATCATACGAAACGCATTGTTTTTATTCATGGTGTTGGGCAGGGCGTTTTAAAACAGGAAGTGACCAACCTGCTGAAGCGCAAATTCAAAAAATATTATTTTCAGGATGCCTCGTTTAAGGAGTATGGTTATGGAGCGACGATGGTGATCCTTCGAAAAGGATAA
- a CDS encoding S-adenosylmethionine:tRNA ribosyltransferase-isomerase encodes MNKYKDIKISDYTYNLPDERIAKYPLTERNKSKLLIRQNGSIKQDIFENCANYLPEDAQLVFNNTRVIHARLFFYKETGARIEIFCLEPVEPADYQVAFQQTEEVTWKCMVGNSKKWKEGFLSQTFKIDGKTIELTAAKIGQEGNSFHIRFVWNGGVHFSEIIEHIGQLPIPPYLNRETEESDEETYQTVYAKIDGSVAAPTAGLHFTDPVIAQLADKNITTNEITLHVGAGTFQPVKSTTIEGHTMHHEQVIIPIDILRSFVENQKNIIAVGTTSVRSLESLYWLGLQLEEKRFDPFHPEVKQWEPYENEANISIEKALQNIIYFLAENSENAIRFSTQIIILPGYDFKLISGMFTNFHQPQSTLLLLISAFLGNKWKEVYDYALANDFRFLSYGDSNLYLK; translated from the coding sequence TTGAACAAATACAAAGACATAAAGATTAGCGATTACACCTACAATCTGCCCGACGAACGCATTGCCAAATACCCACTTACTGAGCGCAATAAATCAAAATTATTGATCAGGCAGAACGGTAGCATAAAACAGGATATTTTTGAGAACTGTGCGAATTACCTTCCGGAAGATGCACAGCTGGTTTTCAACAATACCCGCGTAATTCATGCCCGTTTGTTTTTTTACAAGGAAACAGGTGCCAGGATTGAGATCTTTTGTCTGGAGCCTGTTGAACCGGCCGATTACCAGGTAGCTTTTCAGCAAACTGAAGAAGTAACCTGGAAATGTATGGTAGGAAACTCCAAAAAATGGAAAGAAGGATTTCTGAGCCAGACTTTTAAAATTGATGGAAAAACCATTGAACTGACCGCTGCCAAAATCGGGCAGGAAGGAAATTCTTTTCACATCCGGTTTGTGTGGAACGGTGGCGTGCATTTCTCAGAAATTATTGAGCACATCGGACAATTACCGATTCCTCCATACCTGAACCGAGAAACCGAAGAAAGTGATGAAGAAACTTACCAAACGGTTTATGCCAAAATCGATGGTTCGGTGGCAGCGCCAACAGCCGGGTTACATTTTACCGATCCGGTAATTGCACAACTGGCAGATAAAAACATTACAACCAACGAAATTACCCTTCATGTGGGAGCCGGTACTTTTCAGCCCGTAAAATCGACAACCATAGAAGGGCACACGATGCACCACGAACAAGTGATTATCCCGATAGACATTCTGCGTTCTTTCGTTGAAAATCAGAAAAACATTATTGCAGTTGGAACTACTTCGGTGCGCTCGCTCGAAAGTTTGTATTGGCTTGGTTTGCAATTGGAAGAAAAACGTTTCGATCCGTTTCATCCTGAAGTTAAACAGTGGGAACCATACGAAAACGAAGCAAATATTTCTATTGAAAAGGCCTTGCAAAATATCATTTATTTTTTGGCTGAAAACAGTGAAAACGCAATTCGTTTTTCTACACAGATTATTATTCTGCCGGGATACGATTTTAAACTTATAAGCGGCATGTTCACCAACTTCCATCAGCCACAAAGTACGCTGCTACTGTTAATCAGCGCATTTTTGGGCAATAAGTGGAAAGAAGTTTATGATTATGCACTGGCCAACGACTTCCGCTTTTTAAGCTACGGTGACAGCAATCTCTACCTAAAATAA